The stretch of DNA AAAAACACACATCAAGGGCAGAACACTGTACAACACGGGAAACAAGAGCAAAAATCAAAACCTAAAAAAAGATACAATCGTGGGCCACAAAACCGTAAAAAAGATTAGTTTTACTTTTTTGTTAGTTTTGATTTTCTTTAGTTGCGAATCGAAACATTACTACCAAGAAAACCAAGACCTAAGTGCTGGTTGGGCAAAAGATAGTATAAAGGAATTTTCTTTTCATGTAAAAGATTCTGTAGACATACATGCTAATTTGGCATTTCTCTTGAGAAACAAGACCGATTATGCATATAGTAATTTGTATCTTTTTACGACGATAAAAGATCCAAAAGGGCATGAAATGACAGACACATTGCAATATTATATTGCCATTCCCGATGGAAGTTGGATTGGGAAAGGCATACAAGCAAAAGAGCAATTACTTATTTTACGTGAAAACTTACCTCTGAAAGATACAGGAGTTTATAAAATACAGGTAAAACAAGGTATGCGTACCAATATTTTAAAAGGTCTTAAAGATATTAGCTTAATTGTTGATAAAACGAATAATTGATGGAACAAAAATCAACGACAAAAACATCTACCACAAACAAGAAGTCGGAAAACAATGGACGAATAGTAGGCCGTGTTATCAAATTTTTATGGCTCGGATTTTTTGCCATAGTTCTTGGAGTTATTGCTATTTTTTGGGCAACCTCGAATGGTTGGTTTGGTGAGATACCCAATGTACGTGATCTAGAAAATCCTGATATTTATATTTCATCGGATATAATTTCTTCTGATGGTGTACTACTCGATCGTTTCGAGACAGAAAGCCGAACCCCGATCTACTATAAAGATTTACCCCCTCACTTGGTCGATGCACTTTTAGCAAAAGAAGACATTCGGTTTTTCGAGCACTCTGGGATTGATGTTCGGGCTGCAATGCGTGCAGTAACTTCAGCTGGCGATTCAGGAGGAGGATCTACAATCACTCAACAACTTGCAAAACAATTGTACACCGTAAGCCCTTCGACAAACTTTGTGAAACGTGTTTTCCAGAAATTAAAAGAATGGGTAACATCTGTACAACTAGAAAAACTTTACACTAAAGAAGAAATCATTGCTATGTACTTTAATAAATTTGATTTTATTTATGGTGCAAAAGGAATCGAGTCTGCATCGAAAGTTTACTTCAATAAAAAAACCAAAGACCTCGATTTAGCAGAATCAGCAACCTTGGTTTCAATGTTTCAGAACCCTGTAGCATTCAACCCACTGAAATACCCCGACGTATCAAAAGACAAGCGCAATTTGGTAATTGATCAGATGGTAAAATACAATAAAATATCGAAAGAAGAAGGTGAAACAGTAAAAGCTTCTCCAGTAAAAACCGATCGCCAATTCATTACCCAACGAGACGAAACGTATTCTGCATACTTCAAAACTGCTTTACGAAAAGAAATCGAAGCTTGGCTAGAACAATACGAGAAAGAAACCGGAAAGCGATATAACTTAGACAAAGACGGTCTCAAGATTTATGTAACCTTAGACTCGAGAATGCAAAAAATGGCAGAGGCAGCAGTAAAAAAACATCTTACACATTTACAACAACAGTTTTTTGCAGAACAACGCGGACGGAAACTCGCACCCTTCTACGGAGTAAATGAACAAAAACGCAATAATATCTTCTTGCAAGCCATGCGCCGTACAGATTTATACAGATTAATGAAAGAGAACGGAAGCACTGAGGAAGAAATTATCAAACGATTCAACACCAAAAAAGATTCGATTAAATTCTTTACATGGGATGGAATAAAATACGAAAAAGGGAAAACCTTAATGGACTCCATCATCTATCACAAGCATATCTTGCAAGCTGGTCTAATGTCGATG from Weeksella virosa DSM 16922 encodes:
- a CDS encoding gliding motility lipoprotein GldH, with protein sequence MGHKTVKKISFTFLLVLIFFSCESKHYYQENQDLSAGWAKDSIKEFSFHVKDSVDIHANLAFLLRNKTDYAYSNLYLFTTIKDPKGHEMTDTLQYYIAIPDGSWIGKGIQAKEQLLILRENLPLKDTGVYKIQVKQGMRTNILKGLKDISLIVDKTNN
- a CDS encoding transglycosylase domain-containing protein, which gives rise to MEQKSTTKTSTTNKKSENNGRIVGRVIKFLWLGFFAIVLGVIAIFWATSNGWFGEIPNVRDLENPDIYISSDIISSDGVLLDRFETESRTPIYYKDLPPHLVDALLAKEDIRFFEHSGIDVRAAMRAVTSAGDSGGGSTITQQLAKQLYTVSPSTNFVKRVFQKLKEWVTSVQLEKLYTKEEIIAMYFNKFDFIYGAKGIESASKVYFNKKTKDLDLAESATLVSMFQNPVAFNPLKYPDVSKDKRNLVIDQMVKYNKISKEEGETVKASPVKTDRQFITQRDETYSAYFKTALRKEIEAWLEQYEKETGKRYNLDKDGLKIYVTLDSRMQKMAEAAVKKHLTHLQQQFFAEQRGRKLAPFYGVNEQKRNNIFLQAMRRTDLYRLMKENGSTEEEIIKRFNTKKDSIKFFTWDGIKYEKGKTLMDSIIYHKHILQAGLMSMDPKDGTIKAWVGGIDWEYFKFDHVKQARRQVGSTFKPFVYATAINQMGYTPCTVISNDRITIGGWSPRNANGRYGGSQDLRTALAYSTNMVSVRLILQTGIDPVIQMCRDLGVVSPIIKDNTIALGSTDLSVYEMVGAMSAFANGGIYIKPELILRIEDRQGKVLKDFSQTTREVVNEQVAYTMIDIMKGVVDRGTGSWVRRKYGITAEVAGKTGTSNDNSDGWFMGLTPNLVTGVWVGAEDRFAHFGSTALGQGANTSLPIWSYYMQSVYKEGNKLGITSADKFEKPEGYDNGCENFHSYSNLSAGSFDDDEVIEGGGDDPNYRPSKKVDRSPDLDEDDEIDFNQ